GAACTCCGCCCGAATTGTTAGTTCTTTATGTCGATTCTTCCGACGGCCAAAAGTTTCGCATTCCCCTAAAGAAAAAGGAGAATGGAATTTACGAGTTGAACGATCCCGAACCTCTTAAGGTCGGTGGAGAAGTGAGAATCAAACTGGGAGCATTCGATCGAATGAATTCTCGGAACAAGAACAATCTTTATTTCGCAAGACTTTTATCCGAAGGAAGAATTCTTTACGAAAGAAAGTTCGAAAAGATGAGCTACGCGGAAGCAAGAGATCATCAATCGATTTACGATTCCAATCGGTCTTCTCTCAATCCACCCGTTTATGTTTATAACTTATTCCCATCCTTAAAATCCAGTATCGACCTTAGGGAATTTCCTGAAAACCAGGAGATCCCTCTTGAGATAATCGCCGGGGACAAAGAAGAAAATCATTCTTCTTTGAAGATTAAAATTTTGAATTCGGGATCCAAAGGATTTTCCGAAAAAGCGGTCGCAACGGAATATTCTTCGAAAGACGGACGCTTTTTGTTAAAAACTCCCAAGGGAAATACTTTTGGTAGAGGAAATATTCTTTTCGAGAAGGTCGGAACTCCACCCGAAAACACTTTGCCGGAAGGTTTAATTTTAAAGAGCGAATTCTTTGAGGTCGAATCTACCGGAATCAGTTGGTCGGGTGAGGCAAAACTTCTTTGGAAAAACAAAAGGTTTGGAAAAGGGGAAAATCTCTATTTGCTCGAAGAGGGAACCAAGCGCTGGGTGATCCTAAAAACTTCTTTGGAAGGAGGAGGAGTCAGCGCAGTTCTAAATAAGATCGGAATCATAGCAGTTTTGGAAGACCGTTCTAAACCAAGAATCGACCATCCCTTTTTGATTTCCCGTCATCGCTTTACGCCGGAGGTCCGACCATCTTCCGTTATAGAAAGAATGTATTCCGTATCCGATATCGGGTCCGGCTACGCTGGTGGTGCTGAGATTCTTTTGGATGGCGAGCTATTTCCTTATGAATTTGAATCTGATCGCAAAATGATTTTGGTTAAGATTCCGAAATCCTTCGGAAAGTTTAAGAAACGACTTTTATTGCAGGCGAGAATCAAAGATAGAGCTGGAAATTTTTCCGAGTGGTTAACCGACCTTATCGATTTGGAAAAGACCCGTGATGATGAAAAAGGTTAAAACGAACTGCTCTCGTCCTTCTAAGCTTTAAACGACATCTATATTTTTTCGAAGAGGTCGGTAAACCGTCCCCTTCGAAAAAACTTAAATCAAAACCTTACTTCTTCGTATCTGGAGAAGAATAAACCCCACCTGCCGGAGACTTATAATTGATTTCGAAAACATCGTAATCAGACTTTCTCCAACCGGTCGCAAAGGCAACGGAGATTCCGATAAAATATTTCGTACTGAATTTCATCGTATTCCAAGCAAAGTTAGCAACTTCTTCTTTGGTCACAGAAAAAGGGTGAACCTTACCGCGAACCTCATCTAAATACAAACCTTCATAGGTTCCGATTGCGGTTCCTTGATATTCTAACGTAAGAATTCTTCCCGAAACGGAAAAATTTCTTTTGGATCCTGATTTATCCACGATGATTTTATCCACCGCGTCTTTAGGAATAATCGAAACCTGTCTCTGCGCTGTAATTACCTCTAAATCGGTAGAAAGCGCGATCGGTTCAATTCTATGAACCCGATATTGAACTAAAATTTCTTGGTTAAGATTGTTGCTTAAAAAGTTAACGACTTCTCCATTCTCGGGACGAACAGAAAACTCAACTTTTTCCCGGAGAGGAGTAAAGCATTCGTCTTTCGATGCATCGCATTTTTCGGATTTATCGTATGTAGTAAATTCTATAAGGCCTTCGTATGAATCGAAAATAAGCCCGCGACTTTCAAACTGAACGAGTTTAACAACGGCCCAACCTTCCGAATAAGTTCCTAAAGCAAAAACGGAAGAGGAAAAAAACAAGGAACCTATGGAGAAAATTAAAACGCTGATTCTTTTTAAATTTCTAAACATTATACACTCCAAAATTTTCTTAAATTCTAAGATTCGAACACTGTAAGGGTAGAATCTTCATTTTCAAGAAATATTTGACTAATTTTAAAAATTAGATCCCTTGCCGAGAATCGAACGTTCCCGCAAATATTGTATTTTCATAATCTGAGAATATTTCATTCTTTCGGAAAATGGATCCTAAAGAACCTAAGCTATAACTTAGGTTCCCGTCTGTTCGAATAATTTCGGTTCCGTGACAACCTCCGGCGGAAGTTTTTCCAAAACCAGATTTTCCGCAAATTTAGATTCCGGATAAAGATCCGTTTCGAGCAATCTAACGAACATCCGACACATGGAAACTCCGTGAAGAAACGCGAGTCTTCTGAGTTCAACCCAGTCGTCTTCAAACGGACGAAAAGGATAACGTTGTAGTTCGAGTTTTTGTTTTTGATAGGAGATTTTTTCTCCTGCATTCTGCTTTTGGATCAGAAATAAAACCGATCTATTACAGATACATTGGTTCAAAAGCAATCTCATGGATCCCGCGCTTCGAATTCTTCTGTCCAGATAAGGGACTAATTCTTTTGGAACATTTAGATCCGACGGAGAACCCAGTTTTTTTAGGTTTCTCTGTGAATCCAGGGCCATAAGATTTTTTTGTTTGCTTTGATTCCTTCCGGAACGATTTGGCTTTAACAGGCGTAGATGCCTGACGGGTTTTTTTAAATTTTTGATGTTCATACCCATCTCGGTTCCAATGATCGTTCTCCCGGAACCGAATTTTGAAAAAAATTTTGCGTTTTTTTCAATTTTTGAATATGATTTTATTTTTTACTTATGAATATTATAATATTCTGATTTTTTTGGGAATTTCGGAGTGTTTTTTCTAAAAAGCAATCTTCTCAGCGCGATTTTGAAAACTTTTTGGGTCGGAAGTCCGGACCACAAGAAAATTCACTGAAATTCCTAACTTTGTCATTTTATGCAGATGACTCTCTTTCGATCATTTGAAAAGTATTCTTACCAACGAGGAACAAAAATGAGAGTAAATCTCTTGAAGAAGAAATTTGCTGAACCAACAAAATTTCGAATGCTCGGCTTTCCCTATTTCTCAATGCGCTCTGAAATCCTGAAATTGGATTTTTCTTCTTCTTTTCATCCAAAGTAAGCAACAATACAAAAAAGTTGCAGATAGAAACACCGTAATAACGCGCTGTGATTCTAAGTTCGGCCCAATCTGCGGAATCAGGTCGAAAAGAAAAACGTATCAACTCGAGATTCGTGCTTTGATAGATAGTTTTTTCACCCTGAGAATGTTTGAATAACGAATGCATTCGATTTCGATTTTCTTTTAATAGAAAATGCAACGCCTTCTTTAAAGATCCGAATTTAGCAATCCTTCGCTCTACACTTTGAATTCGATTTTTTGGAACCCACAAATCGGAAGGTGCGAGCCTTTTCCATTGAGGACCGGGTTTACTTTTAGAAAAAG
This window of the Leptospira barantonii genome carries:
- a CDS encoding DUF1564 family protein is translated as MNIKNLKKPVRHLRLLKPNRSGRNQSKQKNLMALDSQRNLKKLGSPSDLNVPKELVPYLDRRIRSAGSMRLLLNQCICNRSVLFLIQKQNAGEKISYQKQKLELQRYPFRPFEDDWVELRRLAFLHGVSMCRMFVRLLETDLYPESKFAENLVLEKLPPEVVTEPKLFEQTGT
- a CDS encoding M23 family metallopeptidase, with amino-acid sequence MVGPPRKEFFRDAFRLYKFRFSVQFFRKMKRFSALSTYVLVLILTFQGLGAEDRPELLLFPELQGKLRFPMEFQTPISGSFAEYRTHHLHMGADFKTFHLNGLPAIAPFDGVVESVSESPTGYGLNLMVRSSSGLRAKFAHLFNLEGAKKELENLRQALHLLNDGIFAVKFLDHKFFVKQGQAIARIGESGTGVPHLHFELHGNGDTFNPLAYLKMSDRDGTPPELLVLYVDSSDGQKFRIPLKKKENGIYELNDPEPLKVGGEVRIKLGAFDRMNSRNKNNLYFARLLSEGRILYERKFEKMSYAEARDHQSIYDSNRSSLNPPVYVYNLFPSLKSSIDLREFPENQEIPLEIIAGDKEENHSSLKIKILNSGSKGFSEKAVATEYSSKDGRFLLKTPKGNTFGRGNILFEKVGTPPENTLPEGLILKSEFFEVESTGISWSGEAKLLWKNKRFGKGENLYLLEEGTKRWVILKTSLEGGGVSAVLNKIGIIAVLEDRSKPRIDHPFLISRHRFTPEVRPSSVIERMYSVSDIGSGYAGGAEILLDGELFPYEFESDRKMILVKIPKSFGKFKKRLLLQARIKDRAGNFSEWLTDLIDLEKTRDDEKG
- the lsa26 gene encoding surface adhesion protein Lsa26, which gives rise to MFRNLKRISVLIFSIGSLFFSSSVFALGTYSEGWAVVKLVQFESRGLIFDSYEGLIEFTTYDKSEKCDASKDECFTPLREKVEFSVRPENGEVVNFLSNNLNQEILVQYRVHRIEPIALSTDLEVITAQRQVSIIPKDAVDKIIVDKSGSKRNFSVSGRILTLEYQGTAIGTYEGLYLDEVRGKVHPFSVTKEEVANFAWNTMKFSTKYFIGISVAFATGWRKSDYDVFEINYKSPAGGVYSSPDTKK
- a CDS encoding DUF1564 family protein; its protein translation is MENVRNLYSSQHTRRLAKSEARNSLSFSKSKPGPQWKRLAPSDLWVPKNRIQSVERRIAKFGSLKKALHFLLKENRNRMHSLFKHSQGEKTIYQSTNLELIRFSFRPDSADWAELRITARYYGVSICNFFVLLLTLDEKKKKNPISGFQSALRNRESRAFEILLVQQISSSRDLLSFLFLVGKNTFQMIERESSA